A single window of Sphingobacteriales bacterium DNA harbors:
- a CDS encoding SRPBCC family protein yields the protein MEKITIQATIAADIQKVWNYYTEPAHITQWNFATDDWQCPSASNDMKVGGKYIARMEAKDGSFGFDFEATYNAIVEKEYFSYTMPDSRTVAVTFNALPNNTTSIDIIFDAETSNPIEIQRDGWLAILNNFKNYTEHN from the coding sequence ATGGAAAAAATTACCATTCAAGCAACAATAGCTGCAGATATACAAAAAGTTTGGAACTATTATACAGAACCAGCACATATTACACAGTGGAATTTTGCTACTGATGATTGGCAATGTCCGAGCGCAAGTAATGATATGAAAGTTGGCGGAAAATACATTGCAAGAATGGAAGCCAAAGATGGAAGCTTTGGATTTGACTTTGAAGCAACGTACAATGCAATTGTAGAGAAAGAATACTTTTCGTATACAATGCCAGATAGCAGAACTGTTGCAGTAACATTCAATGCACTACCAAATAATACCACATCTATTGATATTATTTTTGATGCAGAAACAAGCAACCCAATAGAAATACAACGCGATGGTTGGCTAGCGATTCTCAATAATTTCAAAAATTATACTGAACATAATTAG
- a CDS encoding methylmalonyl-CoA mutase family protein, whose translation MQEVQPYQLKNKIRIVTAASLFDGHDAAINIMRRIIQASGAEVIHLGHNRSVQEIVECAIEEDANAIAFTSYQGGHVEFLKYMYDLLREKGCGHIKIVGGGGGTILPSEIEELHAYGIDRIYSPDDGRALGLQGMINDLLQICDFPTGKNIALNETLLKEKNTHQIAQLISAAENFPEEYDKIESQILHLTSHISTPILGITGTGGAGKSSLTDELVRRFLLDFPNKSIAIISVDPSRRKTGGALLGDRIRMNSINNAHVYMRSMATRQTNASISKNITDALAILKAANYDLIIIETSGIGQSGTEIVDIANTFLYVMTPEFGAASQLEKIDMLDFADVVAINKFDKRGAQDALRDVKKQYQRNRNLWNIDPEQMPVYGSIASQFNDPGTNELYKAVIQKVIEKSNLDWQSTINLRTGNSEKIYIIPPNRVRYLSDITKTNRDYDTWVKEQAEVAQDLYALERVKSMVNGQESTKSKESVDNGLSTVDSIIENKRLKLHPECQQILDTWNEKKANYNNEFYVFKVRDKEIKIKTHTTSLSHLQIPKVCLPNYTAYGDILKWTLQENVPGEFPYTAGVFPFKREGEDPTRMFAGEGGPERTNKRFHYVSLGLPAKRLSTAFDSVTLYGEDPAIRPDIYGKIGNSGVSICTLDDAKKLYSGFDLCSPNTSVSMTINGPAATICAFFMNAAIDQECEKYIKQNNLVDEVNKKIDAIYKSKNAKRPSYNGALPEGNDGLGLLLLGVTGDQVLDKEVYEKIKTYALSQVRGTVQADILKEDQAQNTCIFSTEFSLKIMGDVQEYFVQHNVRNFYSVSISGYHIAEAGANPISQLAFTLSNGFSFVEYYLSRGMHIDDFAPNLSFFFSNGIDPEYAVIGRVARKIWAKAMKYLYKGNDRSQKLKYHIQTSGRSLHAQEIDFNDIRTTLQALYAIYDNCNSLHTNAYDEAITTPTEESVRRAMAIQLIINKELGLAKNENPLQGAFIIEELTDLVEEAVYAEFDRITERGGVLGAMETMYQRSKIQEESMYYEMKKHTGELPLIGVNTFLSSKGSPTILPMEVIRSTTEEKDLQIANLQALQERNKTEAEHYIQLLQNAALENKNLFDVLMETVKFCSLGQITNALFKVGGQYRRNM comes from the coding sequence ATGCAAGAAGTTCAACCTTACCAACTCAAAAATAAAATAAGAATAGTTACAGCTGCCTCATTATTTGATGGCCATGATGCTGCTATCAATATTATGCGACGCATTATTCAGGCATCTGGTGCAGAAGTAATCCATCTTGGTCATAATCGTTCTGTACAAGAAATTGTAGAGTGTGCCATTGAAGAAGATGCTAATGCAATTGCATTTACATCTTACCAAGGTGGTCATGTTGAATTTTTGAAATACATGTATGATTTATTGAGAGAGAAAGGTTGTGGACATATTAAAATTGTTGGTGGTGGTGGCGGCACTATTTTGCCATCAGAAATTGAAGAATTACATGCTTATGGAATAGATAGAATTTATTCGCCTGATGATGGCAGAGCATTAGGTTTACAAGGCATGATAAATGATTTATTGCAAATTTGTGATTTTCCTACAGGAAAGAATATTGCATTAAATGAAACTTTATTAAAAGAAAAAAATACCCATCAAATTGCGCAGTTAATTTCTGCTGCTGAAAATTTCCCAGAAGAATATGACAAAATTGAATCTCAAATTTTACATCTCACATCTCACATCTCAACACCTATTCTTGGAATAACAGGAACAGGAGGTGCAGGAAAATCTTCATTGACAGATGAATTAGTTCGTAGATTTTTATTGGATTTTCCAAATAAATCTATTGCTATTATTTCTGTTGACCCAAGTAGAAGAAAAACTGGTGGCGCATTATTAGGCGATAGAATACGCATGAATTCTATCAATAATGCTCATGTGTATATGCGCTCTATGGCAACACGACAAACCAATGCATCTATCTCTAAAAATATCACAGATGCATTAGCTATTTTAAAAGCAGCCAACTATGATTTAATAATTATAGAAACTTCTGGAATTGGACAAAGTGGAACAGAAATAGTTGATATTGCAAATACGTTCTTATATGTGATGACGCCAGAATTTGGTGCAGCTTCTCAGCTTGAAAAAATTGATATGTTGGATTTTGCTGATGTAGTAGCAATCAATAAATTTGATAAACGTGGTGCACAAGATGCATTGCGTGATGTAAAAAAACAATATCAACGCAATAGAAATTTATGGAATATTGATCCAGAACAAATGCCTGTGTATGGTAGCATTGCTTCGCAATTCAATGATCCAGGTACAAATGAATTATATAAAGCAGTAATTCAGAAAGTAATAGAAAAATCTAATTTAGATTGGCAATCAACTATAAATTTACGCACAGGTAATTCTGAAAAAATTTATATCATTCCACCAAATCGTGTTCGTTATTTATCTGATATTACCAAAACAAATAGAGATTACGATACTTGGGTAAAAGAACAAGCAGAAGTTGCGCAAGATTTATATGCGTTGGAAAGAGTAAAGTCAATGGTCAACGGTCAAGAGTCAACTAAATCTAAAGAATCGGTGGACAATGGTTTGTCAACTGTGGACTCGATTATTGAAAACAAGCGATTAAAATTGCATCCAGAATGTCAACAAATATTAGATACTTGGAACGAGAAGAAAGCAAATTACAACAATGAATTTTACGTATTTAAAGTACGTGATAAGGAAATCAAAATCAAAACACACACAACTTCTTTATCGCATTTACAAATACCAAAAGTTTGTTTACCTAACTACACTGCGTATGGCGATATTTTAAAATGGACTTTGCAAGAAAATGTTCCAGGTGAATTTCCATATACAGCTGGTGTTTTCCCATTTAAAAGAGAAGGTGAAGATCCAACACGTATGTTTGCTGGCGAAGGTGGACCAGAAAGAACCAACAAACGTTTCCATTACGTATCATTAGGTTTGCCAGCAAAAAGACTTTCTACAGCCTTTGATAGTGTAACATTATATGGAGAAGATCCAGCGATTCGTCCAGATATATATGGTAAGATAGGCAATTCAGGTGTTTCTATTTGCACTTTAGATGATGCAAAAAAATTGTATTCTGGTTTTGATTTGTGTTCGCCAAATACATCTGTTTCTATGACTATTAATGGACCAGCTGCAACTATTTGCGCTTTCTTTATGAATGCAGCCATCGACCAAGAGTGTGAAAAATATATCAAACAAAATAATTTAGTAGATGAAGTCAATAAAAAAATTGATGCCATTTATAAAAGCAAAAATGCGAAAAGACCAAGCTACAATGGTGCTTTGCCAGAAGGTAATGATGGTTTAGGCTTATTGTTATTAGGTGTTACTGGCGACCAAGTATTAGACAAAGAAGTGTACGAAAAGATTAAAACGTATGCATTATCGCAAGTGCGAGGCACCGTACAAGCTGATATTTTAAAAGAAGACCAAGCTCAAAATACTTGTATTTTCTCTACAGAGTTTTCTTTAAAAATAATGGGCGATGTACAAGAATATTTTGTGCAACATAATGTACGCAATTTTTATTCTGTTTCTATAAGTGGTTATCATATTGCAGAAGCTGGAGCCAATCCTATTTCCCAATTAGCATTTACTTTATCTAATGGTTTCTCTTTTGTAGAATACTATTTATCACGTGGAATGCACATTGATGATTTTGCACCAAACTTATCTTTTTTCTTTAGCAATGGTATCGACCCAGAATATGCAGTAATTGGCCGTGTTGCCAGAAAAATATGGGCAAAAGCGATGAAGTATTTATACAAAGGAAATGATAGAAGTCAGAAATTAAAATACCATATTCAAACATCAGGAAGAAGTTTGCATGCACAAGAAATTGATTTCAACGACATCAGAACAACTTTACAAGCATTGTATGCAATTTATGATAATTGTAATTCGCTACATACTAATGCGTATGATGAAGCAATCACAACACCAACAGAAGAAAGTGTGCGTAGAGCGATGGCTATTCAATTAATTATTAATAAAGAATTAGGTTTAGCAAAAAATGAAAATCCTTTGCAAGGCGCTTTTATTATTGAAGAATTGACCGATTTAGTAGAAGAAGCTGTGTATGCAGAATTTGATAGAATTACAGAACGTGGTGGTGTTTTAGGTGCCATGGAAACCATGTATCAACGTAGTAAAATACAAGAAGAAAGTATGTATTATGAAATGAAAAAACATACTGGCGAATTGCCATTAATTGGTGTCAATACTTTCTTGTCATCAAAAGGTTCGCCTACTATTTTGCCCATGGAAGTAATACGCAGTACCACCGAAGAGAAAGATTTGCAAATTGCAAACTTACAAGCTTTGCAAGAAAGAAATAAAACTGAAGCAGAACACTATATACAACTACTACAAAACGCTGCTTTAGAAAACAAAAATCTATTTGATGTATTGATGGAAACCGTTAAGTTTTGCAGCTTAGGACAAATTACCAACGCACTATTTAAAGTTGGCGGACAGTATAGAAGAAATATGTAA
- a CDS encoding T9SS type A sorting domain-containing protein, which translates to MKNNILFCFVVLLSQHIIFAQCGDRYLEDISSTLITHKDIKYGNNLDSKDVSTDLLLDVYEPENDTLSLRPLMIFVHGGSFIGGSRTDQSIDENAKYFARKGYVTANIEYRVEQTNLLTPILNFADKNNWYKAMIRVVHDINATIRFFKKDVAENGNIYRIDTSQIILYGSSAGAIACLHATYIDDLDEASVDFRRNFTALGGLEGNSGNAGYTSRNSVKAIVSCSGAIDNLNYLNNNKDIKFIAFHHGIDLTVPYDKGCFVTVACHLNQFYGSKQIAQRQKTLGATYEFYTFDKIDHPADKTANAEDRAFLLATTATFLHNNVVCNDRTTPIKKNNYQTFNVYPNPTSNQFFVDYDNNIEQKEIELQIINIVGEKVLERKMIARSAEPININLEKGMYTVRIVNSAENTIYISKLMVTN; encoded by the coding sequence ATGAAAAATAACATTTTATTTTGTTTTGTTGTATTGCTATCACAACATATAATATTTGCTCAATGTGGCGATAGATATCTAGAAGATATAAGTAGTACATTAATTACCCATAAAGACATAAAGTATGGTAACAACCTTGATAGCAAAGATGTTTCAACTGATTTGCTACTAGATGTTTATGAACCAGAAAATGATACTTTGAGCTTAAGGCCATTGATGATATTTGTACATGGTGGTTCGTTTATTGGTGGTAGCAGAACAGACCAATCTATTGATGAGAATGCCAAATATTTTGCAAGAAAAGGCTATGTGACAGCAAATATTGAGTATAGAGTAGAGCAAACAAATTTATTAACACCTATTTTAAATTTTGCAGATAAAAACAATTGGTACAAAGCTATGATACGTGTTGTACATGACATAAATGCTACTATACGATTTTTTAAAAAAGATGTAGCTGAGAATGGCAATATTTATAGAATTGATACTTCACAAATAATATTATATGGTTCTTCTGCTGGAGCAATTGCTTGTTTACATGCTACATATATTGATGATTTGGATGAAGCATCTGTAGATTTTCGAAGAAACTTTACAGCATTAGGTGGCTTAGAAGGAAATAGTGGAAACGCTGGATATACTTCAAGAAATAGTGTGAAAGCTATAGTAAGTTGTAGTGGTGCTATTGATAATTTAAATTATTTGAACAATAATAAAGATATAAAATTTATTGCGTTTCATCATGGTATAGACTTGACAGTACCATACGACAAAGGCTGTTTTGTAACTGTAGCTTGTCATTTAAATCAGTTTTATGGTAGTAAGCAAATAGCTCAAAGACAAAAAACTTTAGGTGCAACTTACGAATTTTATACATTTGATAAAATTGACCATCCTGCTGATAAAACTGCAAACGCAGAAGATAGAGCTTTTTTACTTGCTACAACTGCAACTTTTCTGCATAATAATGTTGTTTGTAATGATAGAACAACACCAATTAAAAAGAATAATTATCAAACATTTAATGTATATCCAAATCCTACAAGCAATCAGTTTTTTGTAGATTATGATAATAATATTGAACAGAAAGAAATTGAATTACAAATAATAAATATTGTTGGCGAAAAGGTGCTTGAAAGAAAGATGATTGCACGAAGTGCTGAGCCAATAAATATTAACTTAGAAAAAGGTATGTATACTGTACGAATTGTAAATAGTGCAGAAAATACTATTTATATTTCAAAACTGATGGTTACAAACTAA
- a CDS encoding alpha-E domain-containing protein → MLSRIADSLFWMNRYMERAEGMLRILKINYATSLDSNADEVYDWYPVLNIFSMLEEEQMNAIRYQTQDVLQYVIADKNNQNSIRTIITKARENARGLQDQITKELWESINEYYLKFSSNKIDNLLATNRQSYAISSLIDQSLFYYGVAEVTMPRGEGWNFMGIGKNIERAMQTADIVDMSFHDINYDLNNPMDISYWKNLSMSLSGYEFYLKTYPTGLQTQNVIDLILMNTNFPRSIFYSVKKISYIMEKLAQQNVKEEKALLHKIGRLKSHIEYTDLNSIQRIGLNNFLEEIRGEIYEFNYNFSKYYFAYR, encoded by the coding sequence ATGTTAAGTAGAATTGCGGATTCTTTATTTTGGATGAATCGTTATATGGAACGAGCTGAAGGTATGTTACGTATCCTAAAAATAAATTATGCTACATCCCTAGATAGTAATGCAGATGAAGTATATGATTGGTATCCTGTTTTGAATATATTTTCGATGTTGGAAGAAGAACAAATGAATGCAATAAGATACCAAACACAAGATGTATTGCAATATGTAATAGCTGATAAAAACAACCAAAATTCAATTAGGACAATTATTACAAAAGCAAGAGAAAATGCACGTGGCTTACAAGACCAAATTACCAAAGAACTTTGGGAAAGTATAAACGAATATTATCTAAAATTTAGTTCTAATAAAATAGATAATCTCTTAGCTACAAACAGACAATCTTATGCCATTAGCTCACTTATAGACCAAAGCTTATTTTATTATGGTGTGGCTGAAGTTACAATGCCACGTGGCGAAGGATGGAACTTCATGGGTATTGGAAAAAATATAGAACGTGCTATGCAGACAGCAGACATAGTTGATATGAGCTTTCATGACATTAATTATGATTTAAACAATCCGATGGATATATCATATTGGAAGAATTTATCGATGTCATTATCTGGATATGAGTTTTATTTAAAAACCTACCCAACTGGCTTGCAAACACAAAATGTAATAGACCTAATTCTGATGAATACTAATTTCCCACGCTCAATATTCTATTCTGTAAAGAAAATTAGTTATATTATGGAAAAACTAGCTCAACAGAATGTGAAAGAAGAAAAAGCATTATTACATAAAATTGGACGACTAAAAAGTCATATTGAATACACAGACCTAAATTCTATACAAAGAATAGGATTAAATAATTTTTTAGAAGAAATTAGAGGAGAGATATACGAGTTTAATTATAACTTTAGTAAATATTATTTTGCTTATCGCTAA
- a CDS encoding Fic family protein — MKPPYEITSEILKYITSISEKIGEVNAKYLIKSNPTLRKQNQIKTIHSSLSIEGNTLTEEQITAILENKRVIGPKKDITEVMNALEVYKNINSLKPHKEKDFLNAHKLLLQKLIKQPGKYRNQSVGIVKGAKVEHIAPPHENVSFLMKSLFEYVKDKSEIALIKSCVFHYEMEFIHPFLDGNGRMGRLWQTLILMQDYPVFEFLPFETLISKNQEAYYKVLSNADKEGKSTKFIEYMLQMIDHSLDELLQNSSKKLSENDRMLLFLENIENDFTRKNYIAYFKDISSATASRDLKNAVEKSLIEKYGDKNTSTYRKK; from the coding sequence ATGAAGCCACCTTACGAAATAACTTCAGAAATATTAAAATACATTACTTCAATTTCAGAGAAAATTGGCGAGGTAAATGCTAAATACCTCATAAAATCTAACCCTACATTAAGAAAGCAAAATCAAATTAAAACCATTCATTCGTCGCTAAGCATTGAAGGAAACACGCTTACAGAAGAACAAATTACTGCAATTTTAGAAAACAAAAGAGTAATAGGACCAAAAAAAGATATTACAGAAGTAATGAATGCCTTGGAAGTATATAAAAATATAAATAGCCTAAAACCTCATAAAGAAAAAGACTTCTTGAATGCGCATAAATTACTATTACAAAAGTTAATAAAACAACCAGGAAAATATCGAAATCAAAGCGTAGGAATTGTAAAAGGCGCTAAAGTGGAACATATTGCACCGCCTCACGAAAATGTTTCATTTTTGATGAAAAGTTTATTTGAGTATGTAAAGGATAAATCAGAAATAGCACTTATCAAAAGTTGTGTTTTTCACTACGAAATGGAATTTATTCATCCATTTTTAGATGGAAACGGTAGAATGGGAAGATTATGGCAAACGTTGATTCTAATGCAAGATTATCCTGTATTTGAATTTCTTCCTTTCGAAACATTAATTTCTAAAAATCAGGAAGCATATTATAAAGTATTATCTAACGCTGACAAAGAAGGTAAATCAACAAAATTCATTGAATATATGTTGCAAATGATTGACCATTCTTTGGACGAGTTACTTCAAAATTCATCGAAAAAACTATCTGAAAATGATAGAATGCTTTTATTTTTAGAGAACATAGAAAATGATTTCACCCGAAAAAATTACATCGCTTATTTCAAAGATATTTCATCGGCAACAGCAAGTCGTGATTTAAAAAATGCAGTCGAAAAATCATTAATAGAAAAATATGGAGATAAAAATACTTCAACATATCGAAAAAAATAA
- a CDS encoding circularly permuted type 2 ATP-grasp protein: MLFENYKIKTNFWDEMSMSDGNVREHYQSLLNKLNSIDTNELNKKEEIAKLLFMNRGITFTVYSGNEEGIERIFPFDIIPRIITSTEWDYISKGVEQRMRALNLFLHDIYHEQNCLRDGLIPAELIASCPHYNREVFGINVPHNIYVHIAGIDLVRDADGTYYVLEDNLRTPSGVSYMMENRDVTKAIFPELMNKYKVRHVSNYPLELQKILVSLSPNQTQNPCIVILTPGIFNSAYYEHTFLARYMGVDLVEGRDLVVENHKVYMKTTHGLKRVDVIYRRVDDEFLDPLAFRPDSILGVPGLLSAYRNGNVSIVNALGNGVADDKAVYAYVPKMIQYYLNEEPILKNVPTYMMEDTEQRNFVFENMNKMVIKKTNDSGGYGMLMGTTASDEEIAKFKIAINADPRSFIAQPTLNLSTVPCYINGELTPRHVDLRPYALFGPDGFKLVPGGLTRVALKEGSLVVNSSQGGGSKDTWIVD; this comes from the coding sequence ATGTTATTCGAGAATTATAAAATAAAAACAAATTTTTGGGATGAGATGTCTATGTCTGATGGCAATGTTCGTGAACATTACCAAAGCTTACTGAATAAGCTAAACAGCATCGATACAAATGAGCTGAACAAAAAAGAGGAAATTGCTAAACTTCTGTTTATGAACAGAGGCATTACCTTTACTGTTTACTCAGGTAATGAGGAAGGTATTGAGCGCATTTTCCCTTTTGACATTATTCCAAGAATAATTACTTCTACTGAATGGGATTATATTTCAAAAGGTGTAGAACAAAGAATGAGAGCGCTCAACTTATTTCTCCACGATATTTATCATGAGCAAAATTGCTTAAGAGATGGCCTTATTCCTGCAGAACTCATTGCATCATGTCCACATTACAACAGAGAAGTTTTTGGCATTAATGTACCACATAATATTTATGTACATATTGCAGGTATTGATTTAGTTAGAGATGCTGATGGCACATACTATGTATTAGAAGATAATTTACGCACACCATCTGGCGTTTCTTACATGATGGAAAACCGAGATGTAACAAAGGCAATTTTTCCTGAGTTAATGAATAAATACAAAGTACGTCATGTTAGCAATTATCCTTTAGAATTACAAAAGATATTAGTTTCATTATCGCCAAATCAAACACAAAATCCTTGTATCGTTATTTTAACACCAGGTATCTTTAATTCTGCCTATTACGAACATACATTTTTAGCAAGATACATGGGCGTAGATTTGGTTGAAGGCAGAGACCTTGTTGTAGAAAACCATAAAGTATACATGAAAACTACTCATGGATTAAAAAGAGTAGATGTTATATATCGTAGAGTAGATGATGAGTTTTTAGATCCATTAGCATTCCGACCAGATAGTATTTTGGGAGTGCCTGGCTTGTTGTCTGCCTACAGAAATGGCAATGTATCTATTGTTAATGCATTGGGCAACGGCGTAGCTGATGATAAAGCAGTATATGCTTATGTGCCAAAAATGATACAATATTATTTGAATGAAGAACCAATTTTAAAAAATGTTCCAACTTATATGATGGAAGATACAGAACAACGTAACTTTGTATTTGAGAACATGAATAAAATGGTGATTAAAAAAACAAATGACAGTGGTGGATATGGTATGCTAATGGGAACAACTGCATCTGATGAAGAGATAGCAAAATTTAAGATAGCCATTAATGCAGACCCAAGATCATTCATTGCACAGCCAACATTAAATTTATCTACTGTACCTTGTTATATTAATGGCGAACTTACGCCACGACATGTCGATTTGCGACCATATGCATTATTTGGACCAGATGGATTCAAATTAGTACCTGGAGGTTTAACTAGAGTTGCGCTAAAAGAAGGCTCACTTGTTGTCAATTCATCACAAGGTGGTGGAAGTAAAGACACATGGATAGTAGATTAA
- a CDS encoding glutamate synthase subunit beta, whose protein sequence is MGKNTGFLEFKRELPSYRKPADRVKDYKEFYEPFSDEKTNHQAARCMDCGVPFCHNGCPLGNIIPEFNDAVYQNDWKLAYDILTSTNNFPEFTGRICPAPCESSCVLGINQPPIAIEHIEKSIIEKAFELNFVKPQVPKQRTNKKIAVIGSGPSGLATAHQLNKAGHSVTVFERADNIGGLLRYGIPDFKLEKKVVERRVELMEKEGIEFKTNANVGSNVSTEEVLKNFDAIVLTGGSTIPRDLPIPGRNLKGIYPAMEFLSQQNKRVSNIETTVDHQGNPYQNGDLFATDKHVVVIGGGDTGSDCVGTSNRHGAASITQMELLSKPPLERAESTPWPMYPLVLRTSSSHDEGCQREWSILTKEFIGDENGNLSGIKIAEIEWKTIDGRAQFVETPETERVIPCQLALLAMGFLHPQHDGLLAQLGVEIDERGNVKSDNYQTNIPKVFAAGDMRRGQSLVVWAISEGRECAYEVDKFLMGESLLERKSTSMLALD, encoded by the coding sequence ATGGGAAAAAATACTGGATTTTTAGAGTTCAAGAGAGAATTGCCAAGCTACAGAAAGCCAGCAGATAGAGTAAAAGATTATAAGGAATTTTATGAGCCATTTTCAGATGAAAAAACAAATCATCAAGCTGCAAGATGCATGGATTGTGGTGTTCCATTCTGTCATAATGGATGCCCACTAGGAAATATTATTCCAGAGTTCAATGATGCTGTTTATCAAAACGATTGGAAGCTAGCTTACGATATTCTTACTTCTACAAATAATTTTCCAGAATTTACAGGTAGAATTTGTCCTGCACCATGCGAATCTTCATGTGTATTAGGAATCAACCAACCACCAATTGCTATTGAGCACATTGAAAAATCAATAATAGAAAAAGCATTTGAATTAAACTTTGTAAAACCACAAGTACCAAAACAAAGAACAAATAAAAAAATCGCAGTTATTGGCTCTGGTCCATCAGGACTTGCAACTGCACATCAACTAAATAAAGCTGGACACTCAGTTACTGTATTCGAAAGAGCTGACAATATTGGTGGATTACTTCGATATGGTATCCCAGATTTCAAACTAGAGAAAAAAGTAGTTGAAAGAAGAGTAGAATTAATGGAAAAAGAAGGCATTGAGTTTAAAACAAATGCCAATGTTGGTAGTAATGTAAGTACAGAAGAAGTGCTTAAAAACTTTGATGCAATTGTATTGACTGGTGGCTCCACAATACCAAGAGATTTGCCAATTCCAGGTAGAAATTTAAAAGGAATTTATCCAGCAATGGAATTCCTTTCTCAACAAAACAAAAGAGTATCAAATATTGAAACAACAGTAGACCATCAAGGAAATCCATATCAAAATGGTGATTTATTTGCAACAGACAAACATGTTGTAGTTATTGGTGGTGGCGACACAGGCTCTGACTGTGTTGGTACTTCTAATAGACATGGTGCTGCATCTATTACCCAAATGGAATTATTATCTAAGCCACCATTGGAAAGAGCAGAATCTACACCATGGCCAATGTACCCATTGGTATTAAGAACATCATCATCACACGATGAAGGTTGCCAACGTGAATGGTCTATCTTAACAAAAGAATTTATTGGCGACGAGAATGGAAACTTATCTGGAATAAAGATTGCAGAAATTGAATGGAAAACAATTGATGGAAGAGCGCAATTTGTAGAAACACCAGAAACCGAAAGAGTTATTCCTTGTCAACTTGCATTATTAGCTATGGGCTTCTTACATCCACAACACGATGGATTGCTAGCACAGTTGGGCGTTGAAATAGATGAAAGAGGCAATGTAAAATCTGACAATTACCAAACAAATATTCCAAAAGTTTTTGCTGCTGGAGATATGCGTCGTGGACAAAGCTTAGTTGTTTGGGCAATTAGCGAAGGAAGAGAATGTGCTTATGAAGTAGATAAATTTTTAATGGGCGAAAGCTTATTAGAAAGAAAAAGTACATCTATGCTTGCTTTAGATTAA